One Thermoproteales archaeon genomic region harbors:
- a CDS encoding formylmethanofuran dehydrogenase subunit C, whose translation MGRLFILKPKTKFNVPVEAEKIRPKVFAEKSLEDIKKIKVYEGNRERALGELFEIKEEAVEEDIVRIILEGDFRKVWRIGEKMGFGEILVNGDCGHYLGYNMKGGKIVVKGNAGSWIGAEMTGGTIEIHGNAGDHIGSVLRGLKASRGMKGGKIIIHGNAGAEIGTQISKGLIAVKGDCGPLPGLRMSGGTILIRGNCAGKAGARMTGGKIIICGNAGGVLPTFYIDSIAKSVKVKGEKIQGPFFLFLGDVLEDIKCNGRLYVNIDKNPELSKFKEFLGE comes from the coding sequence TATACTTAAGCCTAAAACAAAATTTAACGTTCCAGTTGAAGCTGAAAAAATAAGGCCTAAAGTTTTCGCAGAGAAAAGTCTAGAAGATATAAAAAAGATAAAAGTATACGAGGGAAATAGAGAGCGGGCTCTTGGAGAATTGTTTGAAATTAAAGAAGAAGCCGTCGAAGAAGACATAGTCAGAATAATTTTGGAAGGAGACTTCCGCAAGGTATGGAGAATAGGCGAAAAAATGGGTTTCGGCGAAATTTTGGTAAATGGAGATTGCGGTCATTACCTGGGCTACAACATGAAGGGAGGCAAAATAGTTGTTAAGGGAAATGCTGGATCTTGGATAGGCGCGGAAATGACCGGAGGAACTATAGAAATTCATGGAAACGCTGGAGACCATATAGGCTCTGTGCTAAGAGGATTAAAAGCCAGTAGAGGAATGAAGGGAGGCAAGATAATCATACATGGAAACGCCGGAGCCGAAATTGGAACCCAAATATCAAAAGGCTTAATAGCAGTTAAAGGCGACTGCGGGCCTCTTCCAGGCCTCCGCATGTCTGGAGGCACAATATTGATTAGGGGAAACTGTGCCGGTAAAGCTGGCGCGAGAATGACTGGTGGAAAGATAATAATATGTGGCAATGCTGGAGGCGTTCTTCCAACATTTTACATTGATTCTATCGCAAAATCTGTTAAAGTTAAGGGAGAAAAAATACAGGGACCGTTCTTCCTGTTTCTAGGTGATGTTCTCGAAGACATAAAATGTAATGGAAGACTATACGTTAATATTGATAAAAATCCAGAACTTTCCAAATTTAAAGAATTTTTGGGTGAATAG
- a CDS encoding methenyltetrahydromethanopterin cyclohydrolase yields MSISLNKLAMRLVDKIISKQDELRVKVIKADNGSTIIDFGVKAEGGYAAGVYLAKVCLAGLAKITLHHRNYGGVILPVIDQFIEYPVLACMASQYAGWKISHGKFFAMGSGPARALAKKPKKLYQEIGYEDTSDEAVLVLESSIIPNTEVLNIIAEKCRVSPSNLYVLVASASSIAGSIQISCRIAETGIHRLHTLQYPLDTIVSAAGVCPIAPIHPDPMIMMGWTNDALIYAGETFYHVKFENEEELKEYVEKAPSSKSPSYGMPFYEIFKEAGYDFYKIDPGLFAPAKITVYNVKTGNTFSSGMVNVEVLKKSWKL; encoded by the coding sequence ATGAGCATAAGCTTAAACAAACTTGCTATGAGATTAGTTGATAAAATAATAAGCAAGCAAGATGAGTTAAGAGTGAAAGTTATAAAAGCAGATAATGGCTCAACAATAATAGATTTCGGTGTTAAAGCTGAAGGAGGTTACGCGGCGGGGGTTTATCTTGCAAAGGTTTGCTTAGCCGGACTTGCAAAGATAACTCTACATCACAGAAACTATGGTGGAGTAATTCTCCCGGTCATAGATCAATTCATAGAGTATCCCGTATTGGCTTGTATGGCGTCTCAGTACGCTGGGTGGAAAATAAGTCACGGCAAATTCTTTGCTATGGGCTCAGGACCCGCTAGAGCACTAGCTAAAAAACCCAAAAAGCTATATCAAGAGATAGGATATGAAGATACCTCAGATGAGGCAGTGCTTGTACTAGAGTCTTCGATAATTCCAAATACTGAAGTCTTGAATATAATAGCGGAGAAATGCAGAGTAAGTCCGAGCAATCTATACGTTTTAGTAGCCTCAGCTAGCAGCATTGCCGGGTCTATACAGATAAGCTGTAGAATTGCGGAAACTGGAATTCACAGGCTACATACGTTGCAATATCCCCTAGATACTATAGTAAGCGCGGCTGGAGTGTGTCCAATCGCTCCAATTCATCCAGATCCAATGATAATGATGGGATGGACTAACGACGCGTTAATCTACGCTGGAGAAACGTTCTACCACGTGAAATTTGAAAATGAAGAAGAGCTCAAGGAATATGTCGAGAAGGCGCCTTCATCTAAATCTCCGAGTTATGGCATGCCGTTCTATGAGATATTCAAAGAGGCTGGCTACGACTTTTATAAGATCGACCCTGGATTGTTCGCGCCGGCTAAAATCACAGTCTATAACGTAAAAACTGGAAATACCTTCTCGAGCGGCATGGTAAACGTCGAAGTTCTTAAAAAATCCTGGAAACTTTAA